In Microbulbifer sp. GL-2, the following are encoded in one genomic region:
- a CDS encoding AraC family transcriptional regulator ligand-binding domain-containing protein, which yields MTTNIQEKYASEPTGLATSTYRHVQYWQQLGFPKDRLKNIYGEHYPKLQSLQHRVPVRLTGQALQDVSDYFSDKTIAFRTGLDVSISSIQAFAHVLMACPTVRHLVSLGTQFQQLGTQGYQGLFSKGAERSSFDILIPSFSPFTEQQVEMNIGIIFKLVSDIVVDYESCLPVIHFAHHNPALMNSAVSLINVPIEFGHQKNCISFDNSILDKELCSPGKSSLDFNKLTAKKQLQKMKSDESLPDRCKDIIKDYLPEGAASLDFLADILQVNKRSLQIRLNTQNTSFRRILDLARKERLDSLDVKSMEKIQIARALGFSTIIAFEDSYKRWKNI from the coding sequence ATGACTACCAACATTCAGGAAAAATATGCTTCTGAGCCAACAGGGTTGGCAACTTCGACTTATCGCCACGTACAATACTGGCAACAATTAGGGTTTCCTAAAGATAGGTTAAAGAATATATACGGTGAGCATTACCCTAAGTTACAGAGCTTGCAACATCGTGTACCGGTCAGGCTGACAGGGCAAGCACTTCAAGATGTATCCGACTACTTCAGCGATAAAACAATAGCATTTCGTACCGGTCTAGATGTATCAATTTCCAGTATTCAGGCATTTGCTCATGTCTTAATGGCTTGCCCTACCGTTCGCCACCTTGTCAGCCTTGGTACTCAATTTCAGCAACTTGGCACACAGGGTTATCAAGGGTTATTCAGCAAGGGGGCTGAACGCTCCAGCTTTGATATTTTAATACCTAGCTTTTCTCCATTTACCGAGCAACAAGTCGAAATGAATATTGGAATCATCTTCAAACTAGTTTCAGATATTGTTGTCGATTATGAAAGCTGCCTCCCGGTAATTCATTTCGCTCATCATAACCCGGCATTGATGAATAGCGCAGTATCATTAATTAATGTTCCCATTGAGTTCGGACATCAAAAAAATTGCATCAGTTTTGACAACTCTATTCTTGATAAAGAATTATGCAGTCCAGGTAAATCCTCTCTTGATTTTAATAAATTGACCGCTAAAAAACAACTTCAGAAGATGAAGTCAGATGAATCTTTGCCTGATCGATGCAAGGATATTATCAAAGATTATTTACCTGAGGGGGCGGCCAGCCTGGATTTTTTGGCGGACATTCTACAAGTTAATAAACGCTCTTTGCAGATTCGTCTAAACACACAAAACACGTCTTTCAGGCGTATATTAGATTTAGCTCGCAAAGAGAGGTTGGATTCTCTTGATGTCAAGTCCATGGAAAAAATACAAATTGCAAGAGCGCTGGGATTTTCGACAATAATTGCTTTTGAGGATTCTTACAAACGTTGGAAAAATATTTAA
- a CDS encoding DUF5060 domain-containing protein, with the protein MNNSSLPLAVLISAVLAGCGGGSSSDKSDDDINPPVVNPDNGNPTNPNPSNPDEGLIISSITLVNSQSNSDILLLSNGAEINLSEVGRQLNIRANSDQAESIVFELTGAQTYGMIESEPPYALFGDDQGNFNHWIPTIGNYTLTATPYSQDNGTGSAGTSTSISFTVKQDDVTDPTDPTDPPGPVDPDDISNSEHCTVSGTLEKWHRVTITCDDLFASENNDATFTDYRFNAIFTQGNLSYTVPGHFAADGDAANTGATEGTKWRAYFSPPTSGKWIFKISMRQGSQVAVDLDTNAGNAISFDGESGHFPILQSTAPALDMRSKGLLVHKKGTRYLQHLGDKSVYIEGGMDSPENIFGYSDFDNTTKNQNVGSCKGILHNFEPHHDDWNNGDPTWKGDKGKNIIGLVNYIAEKNVNAIYIMANTESGDGCDAHPWSVYDGNHRAFDVSKLDQWEVVMDHMTRKGMLIHFMTQETENNKILNNGNLGLERKLYYREMISRFGHHPALQWNMGEETTLSQEQHKAFAKYLKDVDPYDHPTLLHTYGGQWDKHYRPLLGDSNFDGPSIQIGDIPSDANHRNAPYQMSRKWLNESQNNNHLWYVTFTEASGGQAPVPHSDVTQIQRVNWMWGSVMGGGAGFEWYLKNPGSGHAYDLAVENLREFNNHWEQTGHFVRFFNDILQNQFEVNLHSLNVDNEVTSTNNDWVLSDSGSAYLIYLREGGTTNIEISNANIYNVHWFNPRTGQLSTGNQLDGIGTHSIGNAPTENNQDWAVIIKADDANNDVHPDIVQIIPINPSDVLLEPQINWKDSYSIGDQCFCDSNFDHNIADVMVSTDQGYMTVKEACALIGPGPGSSGRPKYNDVQCGNGPANDAGDEDYCPGRVDIGKDGCGHIGPIWNFNKIDPGQPKGDYTEQNGLVIIEVENTYSNLGEWLKKTNIGDHTGSGYLEFNGNTPLNGPPKSPLEYTFNVTRSGLYYLHLHAAKENLTYNGEFRTDIANDAYFRLEGDYEAGPNAGNSHGKDAPLELLKRDTKFFGGEHNKFVWVSGNHFDPGGHDNKRVAVYKLKSGETYKLVMSGRSQKFKVDRIVFRHIDVPTSEAENKNKPETI; encoded by the coding sequence ATGAATAACAGCAGCTTGCCTCTGGCAGTTCTGATTAGCGCCGTATTAGCGGGTTGTGGTGGCGGTTCGTCATCCGACAAATCCGATGATGATATTAATCCTCCTGTGGTAAATCCAGATAATGGAAATCCCACCAACCCTAATCCATCAAACCCAGATGAGGGTCTAATAATATCATCAATTACATTGGTAAATTCACAATCAAATTCAGATATTCTTTTGCTATCTAACGGTGCAGAGATCAATCTAAGTGAGGTTGGGAGGCAATTAAATATACGCGCAAACAGTGATCAGGCAGAGAGCATCGTATTTGAGTTAACGGGCGCTCAGACGTACGGTATGATTGAAAGCGAACCGCCCTATGCTCTATTTGGTGATGATCAAGGTAATTTTAATCATTGGATCCCCACAATCGGTAATTACACTCTCACAGCAACTCCCTATTCGCAGGATAACGGTACAGGTTCAGCCGGTACCAGTACCTCTATTTCATTTACAGTGAAACAGGACGATGTAACCGATCCAACAGACCCTACGGACCCACCAGGACCTGTCGACCCAGATGATATCAGTAACAGTGAACACTGTACTGTCTCTGGTACTCTAGAAAAATGGCACCGTGTCACAATCACCTGTGATGATTTATTTGCATCAGAAAATAATGATGCCACTTTTACCGACTATCGGTTTAATGCCATATTCACACAAGGCAATCTGTCTTATACCGTGCCTGGGCATTTTGCCGCTGATGGTGATGCTGCCAATACTGGTGCAACAGAGGGAACAAAGTGGCGTGCCTACTTTTCACCGCCAACTTCAGGCAAATGGATTTTTAAAATATCCATGAGACAAGGAAGCCAAGTTGCGGTTGACCTAGATACTAATGCAGGTAATGCCATCTCATTTGATGGTGAAAGCGGTCATTTTCCTATATTACAATCCACAGCACCTGCACTTGATATGAGGAGTAAGGGGTTACTGGTACATAAAAAAGGAACCCGTTACCTACAACATTTAGGAGACAAATCGGTATACATCGAAGGTGGAATGGACAGCCCTGAAAATATTTTTGGTTATTCCGATTTTGATAACACGACAAAAAACCAGAACGTGGGATCCTGTAAAGGGATTTTACATAATTTCGAGCCCCATCATGATGATTGGAATAATGGAGATCCTACCTGGAAGGGTGACAAAGGGAAAAATATCATCGGTCTGGTTAACTATATTGCAGAAAAAAATGTTAATGCAATTTACATCATGGCAAACACAGAAAGTGGTGACGGTTGTGATGCCCACCCATGGTCAGTATACGATGGTAATCATCGCGCTTTTGATGTCAGCAAATTGGATCAATGGGAAGTTGTAATGGATCACATGACCAGAAAAGGTATGTTGATTCACTTTATGACCCAGGAAACAGAAAATAATAAGATTCTGAACAATGGTAATTTAGGACTTGAAAGAAAATTATACTATCGTGAAATGATTTCTCGTTTTGGTCATCACCCCGCCTTGCAGTGGAACATGGGGGAAGAAACAACCCTTAGCCAAGAACAACATAAAGCTTTTGCTAAATACTTAAAAGATGTTGACCCTTACGATCATCCCACTCTGCTTCATACCTATGGTGGGCAATGGGACAAACACTATCGTCCTTTGTTGGGAGATAGTAACTTTGATGGTCCAAGTATTCAGATTGGTGACATTCCTAGCGATGCAAATCATCGAAATGCCCCTTATCAGATGAGTAGGAAGTGGCTAAATGAATCTCAAAATAATAACCATCTCTGGTATGTTACCTTCACTGAAGCATCAGGTGGACAAGCACCGGTTCCACATTCTGATGTTACTCAAATTCAGCGGGTCAATTGGATGTGGGGCAGTGTCATGGGAGGTGGTGCCGGATTTGAGTGGTACTTAAAAAATCCTGGTTCCGGTCATGCGTATGATTTAGCCGTAGAGAACCTGAGAGAATTTAATAACCATTGGGAGCAAACTGGTCACTTTGTAAGATTTTTTAATGATATTCTGCAAAACCAATTTGAAGTTAATCTACACAGTCTAAATGTAGATAATGAAGTAACTTCAACCAATAACGACTGGGTCCTTTCAGATAGCGGTAGTGCCTACTTGATCTACTTGCGCGAAGGTGGTACGACCAATATTGAGATTTCAAATGCTAATATTTACAATGTTCACTGGTTTAATCCGAGAACTGGCCAATTGTCAACAGGTAACCAACTTGACGGAATAGGGACTCATAGCATTGGAAATGCCCCAACGGAAAACAACCAGGATTGGGCTGTAATAATCAAAGCGGATGACGCAAACAACGATGTACATCCGGATATTGTGCAAATTATTCCGATTAATCCCAGTGATGTTCTGCTCGAGCCGCAAATTAACTGGAAAGACAGCTACTCCATTGGTGATCAATGTTTCTGTGATTCAAACTTTGACCATAATATTGCCGATGTCATGGTCTCGACTGACCAAGGATATATGACAGTTAAAGAGGCCTGTGCTTTAATCGGACCAGGACCTGGATCGTCTGGTCGCCCAAAATACAATGACGTACAATGCGGCAACGGTCCAGCAAATGATGCAGGTGATGAAGATTATTGTCCTGGCCGTGTAGATATTGGTAAAGATGGGTGCGGTCATATTGGTCCTATCTGGAATTTCAATAAAATAGATCCCGGTCAGCCAAAAGGTGACTACACAGAACAAAATGGCCTGGTTATTATCGAGGTAGAAAATACCTATTCAAATTTAGGTGAATGGTTAAAGAAAACAAATATAGGTGATCATACCGGAAGTGGTTATCTTGAGTTTAATGGCAATACACCATTAAATGGTCCACCAAAATCTCCTCTAGAATACACCTTCAATGTTACAAGAAGTGGCTTGTATTATTTGCACCTGCATGCAGCAAAAGAAAACTTAACTTATAATGGCGAATTCCGTACGGATATTGCAAATGATGCTTACTTTCGATTAGAAGGTGATTATGAAGCAGGACCAAATGCTGGGAACAGCCATGGCAAAGATGCTCCCCTTGAACTATTAAAGCGAGATACAAAGTTCTTTGGTGGAGAACACAATAAGTTTGTCTGGGTATCAGGTAATCATTTTGATCCAGGTGGTCATGACAATAAACGTGTAGCCGTTTATAAACTAAAATCCGGCGAGACATATAAACTGGTTATGTCAGGTCGTTCACAAAAATTCAAAGTTGACAGGATTGTTTTTCGTCATATTGATGTGCCTACATCGGAGGCAGAAAACAAAAATAAACCGGAAACTATTTAG
- a CDS encoding SRPBCC domain-containing protein translates to MSEIIWPQGFVPGFTDNYCSNEVIIAGLMTADIWPLLNTPSLWPSYYANSTNIQFQDGQGPELKIGAQFSFETFGFPVEARCIEYIPPVKGQPARVAWHGWAGEGDTRLDVHHAWLIEDLSGDRVRILTQETQNGLPAIELAKAKPNPMINGHQDWLQGLVAAALKEKGQES, encoded by the coding sequence ATGAGCGAGATTATTTGGCCCCAAGGCTTTGTTCCAGGATTTACCGATAACTATTGTTCCAATGAAGTGATTATTGCCGGGCTGATGACAGCAGATATATGGCCACTGCTGAATACCCCTTCCCTGTGGCCCAGCTACTATGCAAACTCTACCAATATTCAGTTCCAGGATGGACAGGGACCTGAATTAAAAATAGGTGCGCAATTTTCATTTGAAACCTTCGGTTTTCCGGTAGAAGCGCGCTGTATAGAGTATATTCCCCCTGTTAAAGGCCAACCCGCACGGGTGGCATGGCATGGGTGGGCCGGAGAGGGAGATACTCGCCTCGACGTTCACCACGCTTGGTTAATTGAGGATCTGTCTGGCGATCGTGTACGTATCCTCACCCAGGAAACACAGAATGGTTTACCGGCTATTGAATTAGCAAAAGCTAAACCCAATCCTATGATCAATGGCCACCAGGATTGGTTACAAGGCTTGGTGGCAGCAGCACTTAAGGAAAAAGGACAGGAATCATGA
- a CDS encoding NAD(P)-dependent alcohol dehydrogenase codes for MKALTLKSPGSLKNISLSDITDPGAPGPGQIRVAIGASSLNFHDLLVANGSIPSEDGRILMSDGGGTVDAVGEGVTDFKVGDSVVSCFFPQWPAGSAGASVGTFANTPGDGIDGMAAEFVVRSQNAFTLAPKGWTHAESATITTAGLTAWRALVVDGKVKPGDTILTLGTGGVSIAVIQIANMLGAKVIVTSSSDEKLERAKKLGAFQGINYRTHTQWSKKVMELTEGKGVDHIIELGGPGTLEQSIQAVRVGGHISLIGVLTGRSGEVPTALLMAKQARLQGLVVGSRRDQQDYVVALEANQVHPVIDKTFAMSELAAAFDYQTSGSHFGKICVEW; via the coding sequence ATGAAGGCATTAACACTGAAATCACCTGGCAGCCTGAAGAATATCTCGCTCAGTGATATCACAGATCCAGGAGCACCAGGACCAGGACAAATTCGAGTTGCCATTGGCGCATCCTCTCTTAACTTCCACGACCTGTTGGTTGCAAATGGTAGTATCCCCAGCGAAGACGGTCGCATTCTAATGTCCGATGGTGGCGGTACCGTGGATGCAGTTGGTGAAGGGGTTACTGATTTTAAAGTCGGCGATTCTGTAGTGTCGTGCTTTTTCCCACAGTGGCCGGCGGGGTCGGCAGGAGCATCAGTAGGTACTTTTGCCAATACGCCCGGCGATGGTATTGATGGTATGGCCGCTGAATTTGTTGTGCGAAGTCAAAATGCATTTACCTTGGCCCCCAAAGGCTGGACTCATGCAGAATCTGCAACCATCACCACAGCAGGTCTCACTGCCTGGCGAGCGCTGGTGGTAGACGGCAAAGTTAAGCCCGGTGACACCATACTAACCTTAGGCACTGGTGGTGTATCAATCGCAGTCATTCAGATCGCCAATATGCTGGGTGCGAAAGTTATAGTCACTTCCTCTTCAGATGAAAAGCTAGAGCGCGCCAAAAAATTGGGAGCCTTCCAAGGCATCAACTACCGAACTCATACACAGTGGTCTAAAAAGGTAATGGAGTTAACCGAAGGCAAAGGCGTAGACCATATTATCGAACTCGGCGGCCCAGGCACTCTGGAGCAGTCAATCCAGGCAGTAAGAGTTGGTGGTCATATCTCCCTGATTGGAGTGCTAACCGGCAGGTCTGGTGAGGTTCCCACAGCCTTACTGATGGCCAAACAGGCACGTTTGCAGGGGTTGGTTGTCGGTAGCCGCCGGGATCAACAGGATTATGTTGTCGCACTCGAAGCCAACCAGGTTCATCCGGTTATCGATAAGACTTTTGCCATGAGTGAGCTCGCAGCTGCGTTTGATTACCAGACCAGTGGCTCACATTTTGGCAAAATCTGTGTGGAGTGGTAA
- a CDS encoding S41 family peptidase gives MKNSLIISIGLFLLTCKTYGLDVREINLWAEDIRQLQDLIKTQHISPFVNTGEREFDAQLDKLVVNLPSLNEAEIEVGIMRLMRSIGDAHTSYNIMSGPHRHYPFRFKYFEEKLKVVNASERYAFLLGADLTGINGYTLEQLQQQLAPYVNYVENPYSYKASFSFHITLTNFLYGTGVSNKADSVSYQFMKDGKSTSVNVDSVSMKEFARLRSHYTRLMPKIHFSKIELPGIMLAILEKYDTAYLDFDRYPQFEQLREHCRELTRVIQEGRARNLVIDFRGNNGGDFYVGLALSACIQELDQFDWHNGIFVMIDEGTQSAAMINAAQYQQILNATLVGSPSGADPNIATEANLFRLKNSQRAVSISKRYYRVIPSPSDALYPDLNMKTSWEDYKHGKDGALLKLLNHIQEKDGGSLARSE, from the coding sequence ATGAAAAACAGCTTAATTATAAGTATTGGATTATTCCTACTCACTTGTAAAACTTACGGGCTTGATGTCAGGGAAATAAATTTGTGGGCTGAAGACATACGTCAATTACAAGATTTGATAAAAACACAGCATATCAGTCCATTTGTCAATACAGGGGAGCGGGAATTTGACGCTCAGCTTGATAAGCTGGTTGTTAACTTGCCAAGTCTGAATGAGGCGGAAATTGAGGTGGGTATAATGCGTTTAATGCGTAGTATTGGAGATGCGCATACCTCCTACAATATTATGTCTGGCCCACATAGACATTATCCTTTTCGATTTAAATACTTTGAAGAAAAATTGAAGGTAGTGAATGCTTCAGAGAGATATGCTTTTTTATTAGGTGCAGATCTTACTGGTATTAATGGTTATACTTTAGAGCAACTTCAGCAACAGCTCGCACCTTATGTAAACTATGTAGAGAACCCTTATAGCTACAAGGCATCATTTAGTTTTCATATCACCCTAACTAATTTTCTATATGGTACCGGTGTCAGTAATAAAGCGGACTCTGTAAGTTATCAATTTATGAAAGACGGAAAATCTACCTCCGTGAATGTAGACTCTGTATCAATGAAAGAGTTTGCAAGACTGAGATCCCATTACACAAGATTAATGCCAAAAATCCATTTTTCTAAAATTGAATTGCCGGGCATTATGCTTGCTATTTTGGAAAAATATGATACTGCTTATCTTGATTTCGATAGGTACCCACAGTTCGAGCAGCTACGGGAGCACTGTAGAGAGCTTACCAGAGTTATTCAAGAAGGGAGAGCTCGAAATCTGGTGATTGACTTTCGTGGGAATAATGGTGGGGATTTTTACGTTGGACTAGCGCTGTCTGCTTGTATCCAGGAACTGGACCAGTTCGACTGGCACAATGGGATTTTTGTTATGATAGATGAGGGCACCCAGTCAGCAGCGATGATTAATGCGGCACAATATCAGCAAATCCTTAATGCCACCCTTGTGGGGAGCCCTAGCGGTGCAGATCCCAATATTGCCACAGAGGCGAATCTTTTCAGGTTAAAAAATTCTCAAAGAGCTGTGAGTATTTCCAAGCGTTACTACCGGGTTATTCCATCACCCAGTGATGCCTTATACCCTGATCTTAATATGAAAACTAGCTGGGAGGACTATAAGCATGGCAAAGATGGGGCGTTACTGAAGTTATTAAACCATATTCAAGAAAAGGACGGCGGGAGCTTAGCGCGGTCAGAATAA
- a CDS encoding helix-turn-helix domain-containing protein, giving the protein MRLNPLLEWLAENYQRPITVTDMADKIAISERQLTRLFKRHLNSTPSHYLNQIRLKRARDLITCETLRLEQVALQVGFTSYDSFRRAFYGQFGVSPSYFGRNLR; this is encoded by the coding sequence ATGCGTCTCAACCCGCTGCTGGAATGGTTGGCTGAAAATTACCAGAGGCCCATTACCGTTACAGATATGGCTGATAAGATTGCGATCAGCGAGCGACAGTTAACTCGTTTGTTCAAACGACACCTGAATAGTACCCCCAGTCATTATTTAAACCAGATACGCCTTAAAAGGGCACGGGACTTGATAACTTGTGAAACTTTGAGGTTGGAACAGGTGGCACTTCAGGTAGGTTTTACCAGCTATGATAGTTTCCGTCGTGCTTTTTATGGCCAGTTTGGTGTTTCCCCCTCTTATTTCGGTAGAAATCTCAGATGA
- a CDS encoding GlxA family transcriptional regulator produces MTKKIGFFIADGFQALDLFGPLDAFMEVNSFVSDAYTCCLIGLDAGPVKTVYGQSLAVDSDIYQLPQIDYLVICGGTGMRELELSAKQLNTLRLIADAASKVMSVCTGAFVLAKVFPDQSHRITTHWRHCQELSLQAVNYQVEADPLFIESEGVWSSAGILSGVDLALEIIRQDQGNTIAASVAKELVVYLQRRGGNLNIRISCRYSPVIVCVSTRCWNGWLKITRGPLPLQIWLIRLRSASDS; encoded by the coding sequence ATGACCAAGAAGATTGGGTTTTTTATTGCCGATGGTTTCCAGGCTTTGGACCTGTTTGGCCCGCTGGACGCGTTTATGGAGGTTAACAGTTTTGTTAGTGATGCCTATACCTGCTGCTTGATTGGTCTTGATGCAGGCCCGGTAAAAACGGTATATGGTCAGTCGCTCGCTGTGGACAGTGATATCTATCAGCTGCCCCAGATTGACTACCTGGTAATTTGTGGGGGGACCGGGATGCGTGAGCTGGAGTTGAGTGCTAAGCAACTCAACACCCTGAGGCTAATCGCAGACGCTGCCAGTAAGGTGATGAGTGTTTGTACTGGTGCATTTGTACTTGCCAAGGTGTTTCCCGACCAGAGCCACAGGATTACTACGCACTGGCGGCACTGCCAGGAGCTGTCTTTGCAGGCGGTAAATTATCAGGTGGAGGCAGACCCTCTATTTATAGAAAGCGAGGGTGTATGGTCTTCTGCGGGCATTTTGTCGGGTGTTGATCTAGCCCTGGAAATCATTCGGCAAGATCAGGGCAATACTATTGCAGCAAGTGTTGCCAAGGAGCTGGTAGTCTACTTGCAACGCAGGGGGGGCAATCTCAATATTCGGATCTCTTGCAGGTACAGTCCAGTGATAGTATGCGTCTCAACCCGCTGCTGGAATGGTTGGCTGAAAATTACCAGAGGCCCATTACCGTTACAGATATGGCTGATAAGATTGCGATCAGCGAGCGACAGTTAA
- a CDS encoding CARDB domain-containing protein: protein MFRQLFSFLATLMTLFLASITYADPIQDLSMQNYKAGWYPNYWQGQGPLTCRRACAIWVGAVSESEMTKEMTDEFERTNVCKITRDPEIIEKPINDPLSHWLYGNQFDDKANCYAGTPFGVVEDDHYMCLCVCEKPDLIVSKIHDPVWDNGAGQSLIAVDITNVGQSTAAASFARLIDPGTLANDVQATPALASGATVTIVFTLNYWVFDPDAVLEVTTDYKNTVDECDETNNTLIYSKQG from the coding sequence ATGTTTAGGCAACTATTTAGTTTCTTAGCCACATTAATGACATTATTTTTGGCATCAATCACTTATGCAGATCCTATTCAGGACCTGAGTATGCAAAACTATAAGGCTGGCTGGTACCCCAATTACTGGCAAGGTCAGGGTCCGCTGACCTGTCGTAGAGCTTGTGCAATTTGGGTTGGAGCTGTATCGGAATCGGAAATGACTAAGGAAATGACCGATGAATTTGAACGCACTAATGTGTGTAAAATTACTCGCGACCCTGAAATCATTGAAAAACCTATTAATGATCCTTTATCCCACTGGCTGTATGGAAACCAGTTTGACGATAAAGCCAACTGTTATGCTGGAACGCCCTTTGGTGTAGTCGAAGATGACCATTATATGTGTTTATGTGTCTGTGAGAAGCCTGATCTTATAGTAAGTAAAATTCATGACCCTGTTTGGGATAATGGTGCTGGTCAATCTTTGATTGCTGTGGATATCACCAATGTGGGTCAATCAACAGCAGCGGCTAGTTTTGCCCGTTTGATTGATCCCGGAACCCTTGCTAACGATGTACAGGCAACTCCCGCCCTTGCTTCCGGTGCAACGGTAACAATTGTCTTTACCTTGAACTACTGGGTATTTGACCCCGATGCGGTGCTGGAAGTGACTACAGACTATAAGAATACGGTTGACGAATGCGACGAAACCAATAATACCCTGATATATAGCAAGCAGGGCTAA
- a CDS encoding DUF3667 domain-containing protein has product MSTSDTIEMDTAKKILCANCQTELLGPHCYSCGQPVRGMVRHFSSVLGDLFDTLLALDSRIWKTLPSLLFRPGFLTAEYFDGRRVRYVSPVRLFIFLCVTTFFVVRLSSDWSINFGLDTNSEQAISSAEQKVNNALIKVDEVKQASADNPVLKAELNKVQLYLDNGVEELQDGIAVVDNEIDEPTPVTKASINSGLKQAITEVDREFLQMDGLPEGLSNWLNTEVARAQENIERVSDDPNRFKKAFLSALPSTLLLMVPLFAIMCWIIYLFKRRLYMEHLIVALHSHAFICFVLLLTTLLVNIQDWLDNYSWITILCNWTLLVLIVWIPIYLLLMQKKIYQQGWIMTLIKYCTLGISYPLLLILGATLTALYTLAEL; this is encoded by the coding sequence GTGAGCACCTCTGATACGATAGAAATGGATACAGCCAAGAAAATCCTCTGCGCTAACTGCCAGACAGAATTACTGGGGCCGCACTGCTATTCATGCGGCCAGCCAGTTCGCGGGATGGTCCGGCACTTTTCCTCAGTGCTCGGAGATCTATTTGATACTTTGCTAGCCTTGGATTCCCGTATCTGGAAGACGCTGCCATCATTGCTTTTCCGACCAGGATTTCTTACTGCTGAATACTTTGACGGACGTAGAGTACGTTATGTCAGTCCGGTACGATTATTTATTTTTCTTTGTGTGACCACATTTTTTGTTGTTCGCCTGAGTAGTGATTGGAGTATCAACTTCGGATTAGATACGAATTCAGAGCAGGCAATTAGCAGTGCTGAACAGAAAGTAAATAATGCATTGATAAAAGTGGATGAGGTGAAGCAAGCCAGTGCCGATAATCCAGTGTTGAAAGCTGAGTTAAATAAAGTACAGTTGTATTTGGATAATGGGGTTGAGGAATTACAAGATGGAATTGCAGTTGTTGATAACGAAATAGATGAACCAACACCGGTAACGAAAGCCAGCATTAATTCTGGTCTTAAGCAGGCTATCACTGAAGTTGACCGGGAATTCCTGCAGATGGATGGATTGCCGGAGGGACTGTCCAATTGGCTTAATACGGAGGTTGCCCGGGCACAAGAAAATATCGAAAGAGTATCAGATGACCCCAACCGTTTCAAAAAGGCCTTTCTAAGTGCTTTGCCATCCACTTTACTGCTTATGGTTCCTCTATTCGCCATAATGTGCTGGATAATTTACCTATTTAAACGCCGCTTATATATGGAACACCTGATCGTCGCATTGCACAGTCATGCGTTTATCTGTTTCGTATTATTATTGACTACCCTGTTGGTAAATATTCAAGACTGGCTAGATAATTACAGCTGGATTACGATTCTGTGTAACTGGACCCTACTAGTACTGATAGTGTGGATACCTATCTATCTCCTGCTAATGCAAAAAAAAATCTACCAGCAGGGTTGGATTATGACTTTGATAAAGTATTGCACTTTGGGTATTTCATATCCGTTACTGTTAATTTTGGGGGCGACCCTGACAGCCCTATACACTCTTGCCGAACTTTAG